The Gossypium hirsutum isolate 1008001.06 chromosome A03, Gossypium_hirsutum_v2.1, whole genome shotgun sequence genome contains the following window.
AGCACAAAGAATCCAACATgctaaccataaaatgacatcaATAAGAAAGTCAACACTTTCAGGTCCTCTTATGTTCTATCTATAgatatcattttaaatttcaatGCATCAAATACTAGTGCCACAATTATTTCATAGATACTTTCAATAATCAGCCCTAAAAAATTCAATCAAACAATGCAAACAGTTATGAAGGGCTCAATAGAATAGAATAAATCAACAACACAAACCCAACAATCCAACATATTTTACAATCATAAACTGAAAACGTGTTACCCCAAACATAGTAGAATCTAAACAAAAAACACACGAAGCATGGGTCAAGACTAGTTACAACCGACATTTGaacaaaacccaaaataaatttaggaaaatttcatcaataaattaaataaacaacgCAATACACCACATTCCCGTATTTCACTGGCTATGCGCCTTTAAACGAAGCTGTCTCCTCGCCATAATGCTTTGTTGTATCCCTCACCACATCTTTGTTTACTATTGTCTCAATTCGTTTTCACCAAAGTTCCTTTTCCGCTTCAAAATTTCCTCCCAAATCACTATTTTTGCAACTAATTTCTCTTCTCCCAAATTGAAATGTTTAGGGTAATTTTTTCcaccaattcaataaaattaaaaaaattatttcgatCCCAATAGCAGTAGGGGTTTAATTTTATAGGTTTTGTCGCTTTCTTCATTTGGCTTTACCGTTTAATctttacaccatgtttggttgggtgtattggcatagccaatacacccctaatcggtgggtcCCGCTTAATCCCTCTCTAATACtttgtttggttcagtgtattgCTATTACAGGTCTAATATACTACTGATCTAATCCCCAAAATCTATCGTTTTCTAATCCCTTCCTTGAGCTCAGATTAGGTGCTGCTTCAATTTTGGTCCCTGTTTAACCCTCCCGATTCATGCTTCTGTTTTACCCAAAATCCACGTTCTGTTTTCCTTCTACCTTTGGGACGATAGAAATCAGAGACAGAACAGGGTGAAAAAAGGGCTCATGTTATTGCCCTAATCTCAACCCCcgaaaaaaccaaataaaaaaccaAACCAAAACTGAGAAACAAAAGACTTTGTCAAATGATGACGTGACCATCATCCATTCATCCCCCATTCCAGATCCCCACTACTTCATCACCCCTCCTAACTCATCGctcaatttcttcttcttcttcttttcaaattttttacaaaattctcCCAATTCTACATCTGGGTTTTTGTTTTTGAAAGATGGGTATGGGTATCTATTATAATGGGGGAATCATGAATCAATTTTGAGATTCCGTGAGTGGTgggaatttgggtttttttttctctgcttagtttatataaatttttttagaagtGATAAATTGATCATCAATAAAGAAACAATAATTAATagtttaatactaataattaaaaaaaatggggaATGTGAATGGAAGAGAAGATGGGAATAATAGCCCATCAgggattgaagaagaagaaacaagggCTAACAGTGCTCTTGAAGCTATGGCGGCACCTATGGGTCACTCACCTCCACAAAGTCCCACATCAACACATTCTCCTCTCATGTTTACTCCTCAGGTACtcaattacttttattttcttacatttttCTGCTTGGGATTTTGATTTCGTGGAATATGATTTGATTTTCTTGCATGGGAATCTGGTTTCGAACGCATAATATCAAGATAAAAGAATGATTATGAAAGTGAATTTTTAATTAGTAGTTCATTTGTTTATTGGTTCATAGCTACTAGCAAAACTGTTTTTCCCAATTAATGCGAAGTATCtgtaaattttcaataaatattgtGAGTTTCTATTTAAAACaatgtaaagaaaaaagaaaacttatAAATGGATCAATGTGTTGTAAATTTAGAGGCTTCAAGATTTTCTTGTAAGTAATGAATCAAAGCTCTTACATTGTAGAATGAGTTTGATTTTGATTCATCATTTTCGCTTAAACTTGAGTATTAAACTTAgaggtttaaaaattttcatgtaaaTAATGAATCAAAGCTCTTACATTGTAGCAGGAGTTTGTTTTTGATCTGTAATTTTCGCATAAACTCGAGTATTTAACTTAGTGGTTGGTGCCTGATTCAATGAAATTAAAGTTCGCACAATTTGCAAAAAATTATAGTTTAGAAACTATTTTGTATATAGAGTTTTCATTTTTAAGAATACATAGTTTAAATCTTCAGTTTTGGCTTTTTATGTTTCTTCAAGATTCAATGAAATTGGAAAGTCACAAATGAAAATTGGAGACTATTATGTATTAGGGATTCAAGCCTAGTTTGTATTTAATTCCTTTgataaattcatgttttttttttcgtgTTGCAATTTTGGTGGAAAGTCTTAGTGTGATCCCTTTGTTTATTGGTTAGTTATAATGCTTGTTTCATTTAACTTTTGCAAGACAAGGAATGTTCTTATTAGTCCCTCCAAATGCTTCATAGCCTTCCCACCATTTCTGCATGTAATAATCCCGCATTTCTTTGTCTCGGACTCCTTTATTCTGAGCTCCCCTTTCTATTTCTAAATCCAGAAACCCTTTTCTCCTTGTAATCCAAATCCTGCCCTAAATCTCTTTTAAGCCTAACCCCATACACGTTGCATGGCCAGATTTCTTGAATCTGTTATTTTATTAGATTTCTAGTTTCGGTCTGTTTCAGGATTTTTCTCGTTGTTCATGTGTTGTTGATTTCTCTGAAAAAGCCTACAATTTTGTCCACCGTGTCTTCTTTCAACACAGGTTCCAGTTGTTCCTTTACAAAGACCTGATGAGATGCACGGATCAAGCCCATCGTGGATGCAGTCTGCAATTGGATACGAAGATGGCTGCACCGAGAAGGGAATTCCAACAATGATTACATGGGGCTATGGTGGCAAAGAAGTAGCCGTTGAGGGATCATGGGATAATTGGAAGACAAGGTTCTCGATATTCACTACTTccctatgttttttttatatcgaaagaAAAATAGTTAGCTCTTTATGAACTGCGACATTTAACACGTGTTTGCTATCTTAATCAGAATCCCTTTGCAGAGATGTGGAAAAGACTTCACTATTATGAAAGTGTTACCATCAGGTGTTTACCAGTATAGGTTCATTGTCGATGGACAATGGAGGTATGCCCCTGACTTGCCATGGGCTCAAGACGGCACAGGCAATGCTAACAACATTTTGGACTTGCAGGTAAATTTATTGTCTTTATCTTGGTATGGTATTCGTAGTTTTAGGATTTCCAACTATTTGTTTTCATTGA
Protein-coding sequences here:
- the LOC107944792 gene encoding SNF1-related protein kinase regulatory subunit beta-2 translates to MGNVNGREDGNNSPSGIEEEETRANSALEAMAAPMGHSPPQSPTSTHSPLMFTPQVPVVPLQRPDEMHGSSPSWMQSAIGYEDGCTEKGIPTMITWGYGGKEVAVEGSWDNWKTRIPLQRCGKDFTIMKVLPSGVYQYRFIVDGQWRYAPDLPWAQDGTGNANNILDLQVNLLSLSWYGIRSFRISNYLFSLNTRAFCKYISVPVFHSSA